AAACACGTGAACATGTGCCGGGGTTGCCAGGTCCTGTCCTGCATCGACTGTGGAAAAGACTTCTGGTAAAGCACCTTTCATTTCATGTTTACTTTCACTATAGGTTTGCTATCCACTTAGTGTAAACTCTCTCTCTATATGGTGGCTGAATGAGGAAAAAGTACCAAGCAATAATAGATGTTAACAGGTCAAAGATCAGCAGAGTTCATAGTATATTTGTGTAGGTATATAGAGCCTATATTGAATACCCTTTTCCTGCCTTTTAGTAAGAGATGTTGTGAATGAGGAAAAAGAGTGATTTAATatgatatttgtgtttttctctcagtGCTCCATGTGTGTAACTGTTTCTCTGTCCATGTTGAAACAGGGGCGATGACTACAAGAACCACCTTAAATGTATCAGTGAAGACCAGAAGTATGGAGGCAAAGGCTTCGAGGCGAAAGCAAACAAAGGAGATGTGAAACAGCAGCAGTGGATCCAggtagggtgaccagatcccaacaaaccacaTGTGGGACAAAAGAGTATGTTTGCGTGGGACACTGtagatggactggcgacctgtccagggtgtaccccgccttcgcccaatgtcggctgggatcggctccagcccccccccccgcgacccctaacgggataagcggttgcagatggatggatggactgtAGTAGGACACTGAGTAGTCTACAAATTTAATATAACATCTAtctaacttaaaggtcccatattataaaaaaagtgagattttcatgttttttgttttttatataaagcaggtttaagtcctatataaatactgtgaaagtatcgaaacgctcaatccacaggaaaatatacacagcccgtattcagaaactctgcatttgaaacaagccgttagtatttctgtccatttgtgatgtcacaaatatacaatatttagaccctttacacagatttaaatgtaaacattctatatgtgtcccagtttattcctggttgcggtgtatgtgaatgtcatcagctgacaagaagtacacaaggaaccaagctgttgcctagcaacgtaattctgttgcaattctgtccaaatgtgctaaaacggagcgtttcagacagatggtaTATACAGGTTtcttcaggcagacagtacgaggaaaataaagtttttttttaacattacagcatgtaaacatgttctagtagaaacacaaaatacaagtatgaacctgagaatgagtatgatatgggacctttaaatagtAAATATTTCTATTCTGCCTCTTATCTTGTAACATTTCTATGGTTTGaccgaatgcatccatagatcagcacatctctttttgagactgacatgaactgtgtcgcttctTGTCGTATTCCCCCTGAGTGAAATTGACAAATAACTtgcaaatttcataaaaaactCAGAGAATCGCCTTCCACCGGCCTTAaaatacttataagtagtttcacagtctttgttgtagctgctcttccttttcttcgtggtagtttccatcacaTTCCGACTAAATCTGCTTAGCGCGTGACATTGCGGTGACTCGCAATTTTCTCCGTTGAGCatgtgatgacagccttccctgctttcttcacagccgttggataaaagtcagatttttaaaaaagtgtctGTCCTGCAgaggtttgacttttgaaaactagagccaatgaaaatgttggacatcgtctcaatatgtggcatgtgggacaagggataaaaatgctgtgcagttcCTCGTacagtgggacacctggtcaccctagaTCCAGGTAAATGTAGAGAAACGATACACATCACTGTTAAAGGtcctattgataacattcagttATCACTAGAATCGAATCGAgctgccacgctaccagaatgcattgcactgctGCCTATATacacaatgaatgggaagagtGGAAAGGATGGAGGCTGTGTGAGTAAAAGTAATTTTGCAACATGTAGGTATAGGTCACATGTCCCTAACACctggaaatgagtcagcatttttgCACTGATGACACAGAGACACCTCGTGACACCAAcgtcgttatactattggcttccaagccttgttagaagtgggaaccaaacgtcagatatcttccacaaaaatacacaaaacattaattttcgacctgccaaaacaaaaagtttttaattttttttaagtatctgtctacataaaaatgataTCACTGAGACCTTTAACATTCTGCATGTGTttaaaaatagttattttttgtgtctaacttgATTTTTCCTCTCCTGAAGAGAGTCCATGACGCCATGAACAAACCTGGAGTCAATGCAAAGCTAAAGAATGTGCTCCAACAAGTCAGCTCGTATGATAATGTCCCAAGAAAGAAGGCCAAGTTCCAGGTTGGTATTATTTCTGGTTTTATTGATCACACCGTGGGATGAACAGTTGGCTTGGCATGCATGAACTAATCAATATctattttttgttcttttcctcAGAACTGGATGAGAAACAGTCTTAAAATAGCAAACACCAGTCTTCATGATGAGGTGTGGGACATCCTCGCTGCAGCTGACAATGTAAGTTATTCTTAGTGTTCGTGAACCCCCCCTCCACTCCAATACAAACACATTGATCGCTCACACTTTATGCTTTAGTCTAAGCATTCACTTTTAGTGGTTAGCAAACGCAAAAAACTGTAAATTCTgttaaggaaagaaaaagaaattccCCATGTTTTCAATATACTGACGTTCATTACCCACCCATAATCCTTCAGCCTCCTGAGGCCCCGCAGGAGAGTAAAGAAGCTAAACAGACGGCGGCTGAAGTCGAAGCGGACACTAATGGAAATGAAAAACAGAACGGCCACCCGGACgttgagaagaagaagaaactgaaCAAACGGGAGCGTAAAGAGGCCCGTCAACTGAAGAACGGGAAGGCTGTGAAAGGTGCTGAAAAGACGGCTGCTCAGGAGCCAGAGGAaggcaagaagaagaaaaaggacagAAAGAGGAAGCACAGCTGTGAGGAAGACGGAGATGAAGAGCAAAATGGTGCTGATAACAAGACATCCAGCAAGAAAACTAAGACAAGTAAGGCGTTTTCTAAAGAGATGCTGTGCTCCTTACAGTGTTACATGATTTTATTTCTGTGTATTGTTATTTATAGTGTTTCAAGTTTGTGTCTTTTAATGAATTCTGATATGACGATGAGAAAAGTTTGTCTGGCCACCAAATCTAGATAATAAACGTAAATGATTTATATGTTGGTACATTTTGTGGAAGTGCTCAAATACACTCAGAACATCCATTTCATTGCAGTGTGCTCTAATGTCCTTGTTTTAATTAGGGCCAATtgtcgtcttttttttttaagcaaccaatctttttatttaattctatAATTACATGTGTTAGTATTGAGCttataactgttttattttctttctttcagttgACCAAGAGGACGCTGACATGTCAGAGGAGACGGAGGATCAAGAAGTTCCCAAAGGTAATATGGTTCCTGCCATGACTTTGATTGACATCTTTCAGAAGATAAATGATGGAGTAACAGAATAAAGCCACTAGGGGTCAGTGTTGCCTCTTTAGTTGACAGTGAGGAAATGACCGTCAGTGAATATTCTCCTCTACTGGAAGCTGATTTATGTTTCTGATTAACTTGCAGGCAAATTCAACTGGAAGGGAAACATCAAGGCACTACTGAAAGAATCAGATGACCAGGAACTGCCAGTAAAGAAACTCAGGAAGAAGGTGAGGCATGGATGCTTTAATGACTCTGTGGACACGAGTCtgtagttctttttttttttttacattgaacATCTAGACCCAACGCGTTGTTCTTGTAAGGTTGCTTTCATACTTAACCTGTTTGGTTCGGTTAAAACTTACTCAGGTCCGTTTGCCCGCTTAGGACAGTTCAtttgggctggtgtgaaagctcaTTCAGACTCTGGTGCAAACGAAACTATCAAAATCTGGTTCGCCTGAAAACGTGGGTCTCGGTTCGCTTCCAAgtaaactctggtgcggtttgtttgtggtgtgaaagcaagcGAACCAATCACAGGATTTTATGATAGTAGGTATTAGATTTTAGCATGATTAtaaaagctaaactactaatgaatccatctgctgattgtGACATATGTTCAGGAAGCGACCTTATTGATCTGTATTATAAGGCCATGTATTTAAGAACCTCAGCACGGGTATTCTCCCTCTCATATTCTGCAGTAGatggaatatttttggcattgttTGGCAGAAaatcaataataacctttcagcttattgtaattcaagtgttctgagagataactagacttctgctcctcctcatggctctgttttcaggctttaaaaaaatctacagaggcagctgtcaatcaatcgcaaactctgatcaaacagtcaaactaggcagcgctgatcaaatatgaatcaatagtctgttactgtaatgcttatttcttgcctcaaatgttttcagaaacatcttgtagtgtactgttaagctgtgaaattagaaagtttgctccggctagtgggcggtgtttggtatttcttcaactgatctcaacatggctgcagggtaacaaactaacaaacaaactggTTACTAAGCCGCAGCTTAGCGGTGGTTTCAGTGCATTGCTAAATTTTTAACAGGCCCGAAAATAAACTGTAGGCTATCGATACCAAACTGGTAGCAACGTTTTAAAACAAACGTATTAATTTGACACAGTatcgtgtaaaaaaaaaaatctaattaccatagttttaatttttttccagttttcatgtatgaaaagacccaaaatggaCATTGTAGAGTAAGCGGACTATTTGATTACTATAGGCGAATTGTTTAAACAGCACTGGTGTAGGAATGATTCGGTCCTAAGCTTTTTTTTATCCATGATGAGCGgttgtggctcagagggtagagcaggttgtccaccaatcggaaggtcggtggttcgatccccggctgctccaagtcacatgtcgatgtgtccttgagcaagacacttaaccccaaattgctcccgaaggcatagccatcggtgtgtgaatgagtatttagattagatcctgatgggcaaagttggcaccttagcagcctctgccatcagtgtgtgaatgggtgaatactgacatgtagtgtaaagcgctttgagtggtcggaagactagaaaagcgctatataagtccaagtccatttaccatttaccatccaTTTGATCATCACAGATATCTTTGG
This portion of the Sebastes fasciatus isolate fSebFas1 chromosome 1, fSebFas1.pri, whole genome shotgun sequence genome encodes:
- the lyar gene encoding cell growth-regulating nucleolar protein; protein product: MVFFTCNACGESLKKAQVEKHVNMCRGCQVLSCIDCGKDFWGDDYKNHLKCISEDQKYGGKGFEAKANKGDVKQQQWIQRVHDAMNKPGVNAKLKNVLQQVSSYDNVPRKKAKFQNWMRNSLKIANTSLHDEVWDILAAADNPPEAPQESKEAKQTAAEVEADTNGNEKQNGHPDVEKKKKLNKRERKEARQLKNGKAVKGAEKTAAQEPEEGKKKKKDRKRKHSCEEDGDEEQNGADNKTSSKKTKTIDQEDADMSEETEDQEVPKGKFNWKGNIKALLKESDDQELPVKKLRKKVLAAYYSFTGDRNFKKEEEVLALFNQKINKNPKFRVLKDRVKLVK